GCGGGAGCGCTCTCGCATCCCTCTCTCCTGCCGCGTATACCGGTTCGTTATATCGGCCCGTTGAGCCGCATACAACCTGTTAATGCAAACAATAATGAACCTTATAAATACAAATGGCTATTTGTGTTATCCGGCCCCGAACCCCAACGCAGCCTGCTCGAACAAAAACTACTTGCCGCAGCAGCCATACTACAGGAGCCGGCATTACTCTTAAGAGCTTTGCCCGGAGATACGGCTTTACCCAACGCCCCATCGAATTGCACCGTAGAGAATCACCTGCCCGGTAATGCCATGGCACAGGCGTTTGCCGACAGCGAATTCGTGGTAAGCCGCTCTGGCTATACTACCGTGATGGAATTATTGACTTTGAAAAAAAAATCGGTGCTGATTCCCACACCAGGACAAACCGAGCAGGAATACCTTGCCGGACATCTGCTTCGCCAGCAGTGGTGCTATAGCTGTGACCAGGATGACGATATTACCTTACATCTTAAAAAAGTAAACCGCTTTGCCTACATCGAACCGGAAGACTTTAAGAGTAATCTGCAGGAAGCGCTTGATCAACTGAACATGCCGGAACTTAACACGCACGGGCAGTAATAATAACGGCAGCATACATGTTCCCCGCCATAAGGCTACAAGTTTGAAATTCGGAAGACACAGCGGATTTCCCGTTTTTGCTTTAACATTCAGACAAAGCAATAAAAACTGCTACAGCACATTCTTGGGATAATCGAAAAAGAGAAAAGACTTAGCAGCTGTTTTAAAATCCTGCCAGCGTTCTGTTGCTACTTCTACCGCAAAAACAGCACAGGTGGGCATATTATCCAGGCGCACCTGGGTTAACCCGTTCACAAATTCGGTGATACCAGGATTGTGTGCACACATGATCACCGTTTGCAATTGATCGTCAAGTTGGACAATAAGCTCATCGAAAGTTTGAGGGGGGGCATGGTACAAACGAGGTTCACGCACTATTGCAGCCGATTTTAGACCATAAGCTTCCGCAAAATAACCAGCTGTTGTCATGGTGCGTTTGGCTGCACTCGACACAATGGCATCTACCTGCGGCAGGCGTTCTTTTAAACGCATTGCCATCACCGGCGCATCACGAACTCCTCTGTCGTTCAACGGACGGTCAAAGTCGGTTTCAACACCTGAACTCCAGCTGCTTTTAGCATGACGGATGAGGATCAGCTTTTTCATAATATCGGCTATTTTACCTGGCTATTCCAGCAAGGATTATTCCCATTAATAGCCCCTCACGTTCTTACCATCCATATAGTTGATGAACGCTTTGTTCACTACACGGTTACCACCAGGTGTGGGATAGTTACCGGTAAAGTACCAGTCGCCCAGGTTGGTGGGACAACTATCATGCAAATCTTCAATGGTCTGGTAAATCACCTGAACGGGAATAGACACGTCGGAAGGAGTAATCAGTTCTGCTATTTTTACCGAGATCTCTTCAGGTGTAAAAGGCTGGAAGACCTTCCTCACCACGTTTTCGGTATGCAGTTGGTTGGTACGCTGTAATTCCTTGCAGCGGTCGTAAATATCGGTCAGGGATTGTTCCATGCCTCTCTCCTTCAGCAGTTCAATAGCAGCACGGAAGGCGATGAAATCACCCAGTTTGCTCATGTCGATACCATAGCAATCGGGATAACGGATCTGGGGAGCGGAGGAAACAACAATGATCTTTTTGGGATTCAGTCGTGCCAGCATACGTACAATACTTTGCTTGAGCGTAGTACCCCGTACAATGGAATCGTCGATCACAACCAGGGTATCTACGCCTTTTTTAACGGTACCATAGGTGATATCGTACACGTGCTGTACCATTTCGTTACGGCTCGCGTCTT
The Filimonas effusa genome window above contains:
- a CDS encoding SixA phosphatase family protein, with the protein product MKKLILIRHAKSSWSSGVETDFDRPLNDRGVRDAPVMAMRLKERLPQVDAIVSSAAKRTMTTAGYFAEAYGLKSAAIVREPRLYHAPPQTFDELIVQLDDQLQTVIMCAHNPGITEFVNGLTQVRLDNMPTCAVFAVEVATERWQDFKTAAKSFLFFDYPKNVL
- a CDS encoding UDP-N-acetylglucosamine--N-acetylmuramyl-(pentapeptide) pyrophosphoryl-undecaprenol N-acetylglucosamine transferase, whose amino-acid sequence is MKKNNKGTALVAPLDWGLGHTTRCIPVIKLLQQNGYKVIVAGEKRQVQLLQQEFPDLFALDLPGYRIRYTQYKRLLPLKILWQLPKILRAINQEHKWLKKTIVAHNIQLVVSDNRFGLWSSGCTCVFMTHQLAIQMPFNWLGRITQRLNYQFINRYAACWVPDMASAGVNLAGALSHPSLLPRIPVRYIGPLSRIQPVNANNNEPYKYKWLFVLSGPEPQRSLLEQKLLAAAAILQEPALLLRALPGDTALPNAPSNCTVENHLPGNAMAQAFADSEFVVSRSGYTTVMELLTLKKKSVLIPTPGQTEQEYLAGHLLRQQWCYSCDQDDDITLHLKKVNRFAYIEPEDFKSNLQEALDQLNMPELNTHGQ